One window of the Hyperolius riggenbachi isolate aHypRig1 chromosome 5, aHypRig1.pri, whole genome shotgun sequence genome contains the following:
- the RHEB gene encoding GTP-binding protein Rheb → MPQPKSRKIAILGYRSVGKSSLTIQFVEGQFVDSYDPTIENTFTKLISVNGQDYHLQLVDTAGQDEFSIFPQTYSIDINGYILVYSVTSIKSFEVIKVIYEKLLDMVGKVQVPIMLVGNKKDLHMERVISYEEGKALAESWNAAFLESSAKENQTAVDVFKRIILEAEKIDGGCTQGKSSCSVM, encoded by the exons GAAAATCCTCATTAACCATTCAGTTTGTTGAAGGACAGTTTGTGGATTCCTATGACCCAACTATAGAAAACA caTTTACTAAATTGATATCTGTGAATGGACAAGACTACCACCTTCAGCTAGTTGATACCGCTGGTCAA gatgAATTTTCCATATTCCCACAGACCTATTCCATAGATATTAATGGATATATTCTTGTATATTCAGTCACCTCCATTAAAAG TTTTGAAGTGATTAAAGTAATCTATGAAAAATTGTTGGACATGGTTGGGAAAGTTCA GGTACCCATAATGTTGGTTGGAAACAAGAAAGACTTACACATGGAAAG AGTGATCAGTTATGAAGAAGGAAAAGCTCTAGCAGAATCATGGAATGCTGCATTCTTGGAATCTTCCGCAAAGGAAAATCAG aCTGCTGTTGATGTTTTTAAAAGAATAATTTTGGAAGCAGAGAAAATTGATGGTGGATGCACACAAGGGAAGTCGTCCTGCTCTGTAATGTAG